In Streptomyces sp. NBC_01717, one DNA window encodes the following:
- a CDS encoding DUF5995 family protein translates to MAQFKQMEQFADRAGPVAAPPAVTSVLGRMRDLQSSWPPVDGVAVFNRVYLTVTDNIDRQIAEGAFPDRPAAAALDMKFAERYLAAVDAASAGHRPPDCWRPLFQYRHHPGVRPLQFAMAGINAHIGHDLALAVVDTCRTLRCAPPDLQDEFDQVGDLLTMLEEQIREDLMPGPDLLEVADPLTHLLGSWSLDRAREAAWSAARVLWRLRDLPVLAEEFRQRMDAGAGLVGRCLLTPCH, encoded by the coding sequence ATGGCGCAGTTCAAGCAGATGGAGCAGTTCGCGGACCGGGCCGGTCCCGTCGCCGCGCCGCCCGCTGTCACCTCGGTGCTCGGGCGGATGCGTGACCTTCAGTCCTCCTGGCCGCCGGTCGACGGGGTGGCGGTCTTCAACCGGGTCTATCTGACAGTCACCGACAACATCGACCGGCAGATCGCCGAAGGCGCGTTCCCTGACCGGCCGGCCGCGGCCGCCCTGGACATGAAGTTCGCGGAGCGCTATCTCGCGGCCGTCGACGCAGCGTCGGCGGGGCACCGGCCGCCCGACTGCTGGCGCCCGCTGTTCCAGTACCGGCACCATCCCGGCGTACGGCCGCTGCAGTTCGCGATGGCGGGGATCAACGCACACATCGGCCACGATCTGGCGCTCGCCGTGGTGGACACGTGCCGCACGCTCCGCTGCGCTCCGCCGGACCTGCAGGACGAGTTCGACCAGGTGGGCGATCTCCTCACGATGCTGGAGGAGCAGATCCGGGAGGACCTGATGCCGGGACCCGATCTGCTGGAGGTCGCGGATCCGCTGACCCATCTGCTGGGGTCATGGAGTCTGGACCGGGCTCGCGAGGCGGCGTGGTCGGCGGCCCGGGTGCTGTGGCGGCTGCGTGATCTCCCGGTGCTCGCCGAGGAGTTCCGGCAGCGGATGGACGCGGGTGCGGGTCTGGTGGGGCGCTGTCTGCTCACTCCGTGCCACTGA
- a CDS encoding UTP--glucose-1-phosphate uridylyltransferase yields MSTTIRRAVIPAAGLGSRLLPLTKATPKEMLPVGDKPVIEHTVRELVASGITDITIVVSGGKGLIQDHFRPNPTLVAQLRADGRNAYADAVEEVGDLSRLGHITYLDQHGPYGNGTPVLNAARNFGDEPMLVLWPDDVFVAGTPRAQQLIRAYEATSCPVLALMPMDPADSHRYGVPVVKEDLNDGLLRITGLVEKPKPQDAPSAYAAIGGYVVTPGIVDELRRQTERWYEHRTGEVYLTDAINAYAAGRAVYGQVIEGQWYDTGNPLAYLTAQFAAALADPEYGPHLRRLAQEVGETPSA; encoded by the coding sequence ATGTCCACCACCATCCGCAGGGCAGTCATCCCCGCTGCGGGCCTCGGCTCACGCCTTCTCCCGCTCACGAAGGCGACGCCGAAGGAGATGCTGCCGGTCGGTGACAAGCCGGTGATCGAACACACCGTGCGCGAACTCGTGGCCTCGGGCATCACGGACATCACCATCGTCGTCTCGGGCGGCAAGGGACTGATCCAGGACCACTTCCGGCCCAACCCCACGCTCGTCGCCCAGCTCCGCGCGGACGGCAGGAACGCATACGCGGACGCCGTGGAGGAAGTCGGGGACCTGTCCAGGCTCGGGCACATCACCTACCTCGACCAGCACGGCCCGTACGGCAACGGAACCCCCGTCCTCAACGCGGCGCGGAACTTCGGTGACGAGCCGATGCTGGTCCTGTGGCCGGATGACGTCTTCGTCGCCGGGACTCCGCGTGCGCAGCAGCTGATCAGGGCGTACGAGGCGACGAGCTGCCCCGTACTCGCTCTCATGCCGATGGACCCCGCCGACTCCCACCGCTACGGCGTGCCCGTCGTCAAGGAGGACCTGAACGACGGGCTCCTGCGCATCACCGGCCTCGTCGAGAAGCCGAAGCCGCAGGACGCCCCGTCGGCGTACGCGGCCATCGGTGGATACGTCGTGACCCCCGGGATCGTCGACGAGCTGCGCCGGCAGACGGAACGCTGGTACGAACACCGCACCGGCGAGGTCTACCTGACCGACGCGATCAACGCCTACGCAGCCGGCCGCGCCGTGTACGGGCAGGTCATCGAGGGCCAGTGGTACGACACCGGCAACCCGCTGGCCTATCTCACCGCCCAGTTCGCCGCCGCGCTCGCCGACCCGGAGTACGGCCCCCATCTGCGCAGGCTCGCGCAAGAAGTCGGCGAGACGCCTTCGGCCTGA
- a CDS encoding uracil-xanthine permease family protein — translation MGGLGVRWTLHGDGKTPAPGAVVRPDERLSWPRTFGLGAQHVVAMFGASFVAPVLMGLDPNLAIMMSGVATAIFLLATRGRVPSYLGCSLSFVGVAATIRAGGGDSAVVTGAVFVVGVALFLAGLAVQRFGARIIHAAMPPVVTGAVVMLIGFNLAPVTASTYWPQDQWTALLVMLFTGMAVVCLRGFFSRIAIFLGLVFGYVLSWVLDRVFGKIHSPAGGAEAVDHWRLDLSGVSKADWIGLPSFHSPSFEWSAILVALPVVIALIAENAGHVKAVGEMTGDSLDDKLGTAIAADGAASMLSTAVGGPPNTTYSENIGVMAATRVYSTAAYWAAACFALLFGLCPKFGAVVAAIPGGVLGGITVILYGMIGLLGAQIWMSGNVDLRNPLNLVPAAAGIIIGVGGVSLKITHDFELSGIALGTIVVITGYHVLRAFAPAHLKPQEPLLDAGTSTYDDSKPPTQ, via the coding sequence ATGGGCGGCCTCGGCGTGCGCTGGACCTTGCACGGCGACGGAAAGACCCCCGCACCGGGGGCCGTGGTCCGGCCCGATGAGCGGCTCTCCTGGCCCCGTACGTTCGGGCTCGGCGCCCAGCACGTGGTTGCGATGTTCGGCGCTTCGTTCGTCGCCCCGGTGCTCATGGGGCTGGACCCGAACCTCGCGATCATGATGTCCGGTGTCGCGACGGCCATCTTCCTGCTCGCCACGCGCGGCCGGGTGCCCAGCTATCTCGGCTGTTCGCTCTCCTTCGTGGGCGTGGCCGCGACGATCCGGGCCGGTGGCGGGGACAGTGCCGTCGTCACCGGGGCGGTCTTCGTCGTCGGCGTGGCGCTCTTCCTCGCGGGTCTCGCGGTGCAGCGCTTCGGTGCCCGGATCATCCACGCGGCGATGCCGCCCGTGGTCACCGGCGCCGTCGTCATGCTCATCGGCTTCAACCTGGCGCCGGTCACCGCGTCGACGTACTGGCCGCAGGACCAGTGGACCGCGCTGCTGGTCATGCTCTTCACCGGCATGGCCGTGGTGTGCCTGCGCGGATTCTTCTCGCGCATCGCGATCTTCCTCGGTCTGGTCTTCGGCTACGTGCTGTCCTGGGTGCTGGACCGGGTCTTCGGCAAGATCCATTCACCGGCCGGCGGCGCCGAGGCGGTCGACCACTGGCGGCTCGACCTGTCGGGTGTCTCCAAGGCCGACTGGATCGGACTGCCGTCCTTCCACTCCCCGAGCTTCGAATGGTCGGCCATCCTGGTCGCGCTGCCGGTGGTGATCGCGCTGATCGCGGAGAACGCGGGGCACGTCAAGGCCGTGGGCGAGATGACCGGTGACTCGCTGGACGACAAGCTCGGCACCGCGATCGCGGCGGACGGCGCAGCCTCCATGCTCTCCACCGCCGTGGGTGGCCCGCCCAACACCACGTACTCCGAGAACATCGGCGTCATGGCCGCGACCCGGGTCTACTCCACCGCCGCGTACTGGGCCGCCGCCTGCTTCGCTCTGCTGTTCGGACTCTGCCCCAAGTTCGGCGCGGTGGTCGCGGCCATCCCGGGCGGGGTCCTGGGCGGCATCACCGTCATCCTGTACGGGATGATCGGCCTGCTGGGCGCCCAGATCTGGATGAGCGGCAACGTCGACCTCCGCAACCCGCTGAACCTGGTGCCGGCCGCCGCGGGCATCATCATCGGTGTCGGCGGGGTCAGCCTGAAGATCACCCACGACTTCGAACTGAGCGGGATCGCGCTCGGCACCATCGTCGTGATCACCGGCTACCACGTGCTGCGGGCCTTCGCCCCGGCCCATCTGAAGCCGCAGGAGCCCCTGCTGGACGCGGGAACGTCCACGTACGACGACTCGAAGCCGCCCACGCAGTAG
- a CDS encoding alginate lyase family protein: MSERPRRRLGALLTTAVALAAVLVPAASSAAATAHGHRPPPRVPRTVVIDGHRIQQAKLRLDHGDRALRTAVDALTVKADSWLDQGPWTVVDKPKPAPSGDPHDYLSQAPYWWPSQPKTADNPWGCPYVQRDGERNPEVDTGTDRPDIGKVFNSVTTLSLAWYYTGRKQYAEHASDILRTWFLDPATRMNPNLNHGQFIPCKYDGRAIGIIDFSQQYTSVLDAIALLDTGAPGWSKNDRTGMRAWNTSFLDWLVNSDFGKQESAAQNNHGTFQDMQIAGLALATGDKDLARKVVLDARALRIDPQIAGDGTQPQELARTRSWHYSTFDLVAYTRLAAIGKQVGVDLWAYRGPQGQSLFKAVDYLLPAATGAAPWPHPELEFYRYAASDIVHAAADAGDRQAQAAVPQLETPPGGDLWALRPAAEQLDSIAG; encoded by the coding sequence ATGAGCGAAAGACCTCGTCGGCGTCTCGGAGCCCTGCTCACCACCGCCGTTGCCCTGGCCGCCGTCCTGGTGCCGGCCGCCTCCTCCGCGGCCGCCACCGCCCACGGCCACCGCCCGCCGCCCCGGGTGCCGAGGACCGTGGTCATCGACGGCCACCGCATTCAGCAGGCCAAGCTGCGGCTCGACCACGGCGACCGGGCTCTGCGCACGGCTGTCGACGCGCTGACCGTGAAGGCGGACAGCTGGCTGGACCAGGGCCCCTGGACGGTCGTCGACAAGCCGAAGCCCGCACCGAGCGGGGACCCGCACGACTACCTGAGCCAGGCCCCGTACTGGTGGCCCTCCCAGCCGAAGACCGCGGACAACCCGTGGGGCTGTCCGTACGTCCAGCGCGACGGCGAACGCAACCCCGAGGTCGACACCGGCACCGACCGCCCCGACATCGGCAAGGTCTTCAACTCGGTCACCACGCTCAGCCTCGCCTGGTACTACACGGGCCGGAAGCAGTACGCCGAGCACGCCTCGGACATCCTGCGTACCTGGTTCCTCGACCCCGCGACCCGGATGAACCCCAACCTGAACCACGGGCAGTTCATCCCCTGCAAGTACGACGGCCGGGCCATCGGCATCATCGACTTCTCCCAGCAGTACACCTCGGTCCTGGACGCCATCGCGCTCCTCGACACCGGTGCGCCCGGCTGGTCGAAGAACGACCGGACCGGCATGCGGGCCTGGAACACGTCGTTCCTGGACTGGCTGGTCAACTCGGACTTCGGCAAGCAGGAATCGGCCGCCCAGAACAACCACGGCACCTTCCAGGACATGCAGATCGCCGGACTCGCCCTCGCCACCGGTGACAAGGACCTCGCCCGCAAGGTCGTCCTTGACGCGCGTGCGCTGCGGATCGACCCGCAGATCGCCGGCGACGGCACCCAGCCGCAGGAGCTGGCACGCACCCGCAGCTGGCACTACTCGACCTTCGACCTGGTCGCCTACACGCGGCTCGCCGCGATCGGCAAGCAGGTCGGTGTGGACCTCTGGGCGTACCGAGGGCCGCAGGGGCAGAGCCTGTTCAAGGCGGTCGACTATCTGCTGCCCGCCGCGACCGGGGCGGCCCCCTGGCCGCACCCCGAGCTGGAGTTCTACCGGTACGCGGCCAGTGACATCGTGCACGCTGCCGCCGACGCCGGTGACCGGCAGGCGCAGGCCGCCGTACCGCAACTGGAGACGCCGCCCGGCGGCGACCTCTGGGCGCTGCGGCCCGCAGCGGAACAGCTCGACTCGATCGCCGGCTGA
- a CDS encoding MFS transporter, whose amino-acid sequence MTTESTETVFGTEQVRRARFAIAAVFTVHGAVTGSFATRVPWIQDHAGASAGQLGIALAFPAIGASLAMPLAGAISHRFGARTALRGLLALWTLALTLPSLAPNLLTLCAALFVFGASAGMSDVAMNALGVEVENRLDKSIMSGLHGMWSVGALIGSAAGTVAAHIGADARLHHVLAALVLTVLGLIACQGVLDLRSEPDEEPPPRFTLPPRSALVIGAVGFCAVFAEGASLDWSAVYLRDIMDSSAGLAAASTTAFALTMAVARIAGDKVVDRFGAVRTVRVGGLLATVGGVLVVFAPGVVPAMCGFGLLGLGVAVVVPLAFAAAGRSGPNPSQAIAGVATITYTSGLIAPSAIGSLAEATSLVVSFGLVTVLAFGLVLGAGVLRAGDRQVAAKAVGVPETAAEPRA is encoded by the coding sequence ATGACGACGGAATCCACAGAGACGGTCTTCGGCACGGAGCAGGTGAGGCGGGCCAGGTTCGCGATCGCCGCGGTCTTCACCGTGCACGGCGCGGTGACCGGCAGCTTCGCCACCCGCGTGCCCTGGATCCAGGACCACGCCGGGGCGAGTGCGGGTCAGCTGGGCATCGCCCTGGCCTTCCCGGCGATCGGCGCCTCGCTCGCCATGCCGTTGGCCGGTGCGATCAGCCATCGCTTCGGCGCCAGAACCGCACTGCGCGGACTGCTGGCGCTGTGGACGCTTGCGCTGACGCTGCCCTCGCTGGCACCGAACCTGCTGACGCTGTGCGCGGCGCTCTTCGTGTTCGGGGCGTCGGCCGGCATGTCGGACGTGGCCATGAACGCCCTCGGTGTCGAGGTGGAGAACCGTCTCGACAAGTCGATCATGTCCGGGCTGCACGGCATGTGGAGCGTGGGCGCCCTGATCGGTTCCGCGGCGGGCACCGTGGCCGCCCATATCGGCGCTGACGCCCGGCTGCACCATGTCCTCGCCGCTCTCGTGCTCACCGTGCTCGGCCTGATCGCCTGTCAGGGCGTACTGGATCTGCGCAGCGAGCCGGACGAGGAGCCGCCGCCGCGGTTCACCCTGCCGCCCAGGTCTGCGCTGGTCATCGGCGCGGTGGGGTTCTGCGCGGTGTTCGCCGAGGGAGCCAGTCTGGACTGGTCGGCGGTCTACCTCCGGGACATCATGGACAGCTCCGCCGGGCTCGCGGCCGCGTCCACGACGGCGTTCGCACTGACGATGGCGGTGGCCCGGATCGCCGGGGACAAGGTCGTCGACCGGTTCGGTGCGGTCAGGACCGTGCGGGTGGGCGGATTGCTGGCAACCGTCGGGGGTGTGCTGGTGGTCTTTGCGCCGGGCGTGGTTCCGGCGATGTGCGGTTTCGGGCTGCTGGGCCTCGGTGTCGCCGTGGTCGTCCCCCTCGCGTTCGCGGCGGCGGGGCGCAGCGGGCCGAACCCGAGCCAGGCGATCGCGGGCGTCGCCACGATCACGTACACCTCGGGGCTGATCGCCCCGTCGGCGATCGGTTCGCTGGCCGAGGCGACCTCGCTGGTCGTGTCGTTCGGCCTGGTGACGGTGTTGGCGTTCGGCCTGGTGCTGGGGGCCGGGGTGCTGCGGGCGGGCGACCGCCAGGTCGCGGCGAAGGCGGTCGGCGTACCGGAGACGGCGGCCGAGCCCCGGGCCTGA
- a CDS encoding ROK family transcriptional regulator, translating to MPASPSTARVINDRLALRLLQEDGPLTATQLKVLTGLSRPTVADLVERLQGAGLIQVVGESGSERRGPNARLYGIVADRAHLAALDVRTDSVTVVVADLLGVTLAEATLPIGSDTGTETAAEQAAALLEGTAREAGAAPLHSVGIGAPGLIDPVTGELHDTTGLPAWHRRLVRVLQQRLPATVLVENETNLAAVAEHRLGAAQDRDTFVLLWLGHGIGAAVMLDGKLRRGASGGAGEIGFLPVPGTAGIPSAVNCDGGFHSLVGAASVCELALGHGIDVRTRMGAGEQEPAAAFAVRAALAGQGESEAFLSALADRLAVGAAAVASVIDPGCVVLAGEVGHAGGEALASRVEERLAMMSPLRTEVRAGLLGGSAVLRGALLAARDAAQDELFTARGVGSAP from the coding sequence ATGCCCGCATCACCGAGCACCGCCCGGGTCATCAACGACCGGCTCGCCCTTCGACTGCTCCAGGAGGACGGCCCGCTGACGGCCACCCAGCTCAAGGTCCTGACCGGGCTCTCCCGTCCCACCGTCGCCGACCTGGTGGAGCGGTTGCAGGGGGCCGGCCTGATCCAGGTCGTCGGCGAGAGCGGCTCCGAGCGGCGCGGTCCCAACGCCCGGTTGTACGGGATCGTCGCGGACCGCGCCCACCTCGCCGCCCTCGACGTGCGCACCGACAGCGTCACCGTCGTCGTCGCCGATCTGCTCGGCGTCACGCTCGCCGAGGCCACCCTGCCGATCGGCAGCGACACGGGCACCGAAACCGCCGCGGAACAGGCGGCCGCACTGCTGGAGGGCACCGCGCGCGAGGCGGGTGCCGCACCGCTGCACAGCGTCGGTATCGGCGCCCCCGGCCTGATCGACCCGGTCACCGGCGAGCTCCACGACACCACCGGCCTGCCCGCCTGGCACCGTCGCCTCGTCCGGGTGCTCCAGCAGCGGCTGCCCGCGACCGTGCTCGTCGAGAACGAGACCAACCTGGCCGCCGTCGCCGAACACCGCCTGGGCGCGGCCCAGGACCGCGACACCTTCGTCCTGCTCTGGCTCGGTCACGGCATCGGCGCCGCCGTGATGCTGGACGGCAAACTGCGCCGCGGAGCCTCCGGCGGTGCGGGCGAGATCGGCTTCCTGCCCGTGCCCGGCACGGCAGGGATCCCCTCCGCGGTCAACTGCGACGGCGGGTTCCACTCCCTGGTGGGCGCGGCATCGGTGTGCGAACTGGCCCTGGGGCACGGCATCGACGTGCGTACGCGGATGGGCGCCGGGGAGCAGGAGCCGGCTGCCGCGTTCGCCGTACGGGCCGCCCTGGCCGGGCAAGGGGAGAGCGAGGCATTCCTCTCCGCCCTCGCCGACCGCCTCGCGGTGGGCGCTGCCGCCGTCGCCTCGGTCATCGACCCCGGCTGTGTGGTCCTCGCCGGCGAGGTCGGTCACGCGGGCGGCGAAGCGCTGGCGTCCCGGGTCGAGGAGCGGCTGGCCATGATGTCCCCGCTGCGGACGGAGGTCAGAGCGGGCCTGCTGGGCGGCTCCGCGGTGCTCCGTGGCGCGCTGCTCGCCGCACGCGATGCGGCTCAGGACGAGCTGTTCACCGCGCGCGGCGTGGGCAGCGCTCCGTGA
- the ribD gene encoding bifunctional diaminohydroxyphosphoribosylaminopyrimidine deaminase/5-amino-6-(5-phosphoribosylamino)uracil reductase RibD, which produces MDTAADSTAMGRAITLAARGLGSTSPNPVVGCVILDAEGRPAGEGFHQRAGGPHAEIHALRAAGEKARGGTAYVTLEPCNHTGRTGPCAQALIEAGVSRVVYAVADPTPQATGGADTLRAAGIKAEQGLLADEAEAGNAAWLTSVRLGRPYVLWKYAATLDGRIAAADATSRWITSPESRADVHRLRAEADAVVVGSGTARTDDPQLGVRGVEGAVQPLRVVVDTGATAVRPGARVLDGTAPTLVAVAEDADTGHLPEGTVLRLPRAATGPGLDIHALLAALHTRGVRSVLLEGGPTLAGAFVAAGTVDKVVGYLAPVLLGAGPAALADAGISTIAQALRLHVTETVRIGPDLRITAVPGPARKGN; this is translated from the coding sequence GTGGACACCGCAGCCGACAGCACCGCCATGGGCCGAGCGATCACGCTCGCCGCCCGCGGACTCGGCTCCACCAGCCCCAACCCGGTCGTCGGGTGCGTGATTCTCGACGCCGAGGGACGCCCGGCCGGTGAAGGCTTCCACCAGCGCGCCGGAGGGCCGCACGCCGAGATCCACGCCCTGCGCGCAGCAGGTGAGAAGGCCCGCGGCGGCACCGCGTACGTCACTCTCGAGCCCTGTAACCACACCGGTCGCACCGGCCCCTGCGCCCAGGCGCTGATCGAGGCCGGCGTCAGCCGTGTCGTGTACGCGGTGGCCGACCCGACCCCGCAGGCCACCGGGGGTGCGGACACCCTCCGCGCAGCCGGGATCAAGGCCGAACAGGGACTCCTCGCCGACGAGGCCGAGGCGGGCAACGCCGCATGGCTGACCTCGGTGCGGCTCGGCCGTCCGTACGTCCTGTGGAAGTACGCCGCGACGCTCGACGGCCGGATCGCCGCCGCCGACGCCACCAGCCGCTGGATCACCTCTCCCGAGTCGCGCGCCGACGTCCACCGGCTGCGCGCCGAGGCCGACGCCGTCGTGGTCGGCTCGGGCACCGCCCGTACCGACGACCCCCAGCTCGGTGTGCGAGGCGTCGAGGGCGCCGTACAGCCGCTGCGCGTGGTTGTCGACACCGGTGCCACGGCGGTGCGCCCCGGCGCCCGCGTCCTCGACGGCACGGCGCCCACCCTGGTCGCGGTCGCCGAGGACGCCGACACCGGCCATCTGCCCGAGGGGACCGTCCTGCGGCTGCCGCGTGCCGCCACCGGCCCCGGCCTGGACATCCACGCGCTGCTCGCGGCCCTGCACACGCGCGGCGTGCGCTCCGTACTCCTCGAAGGCGGCCCGACCCTGGCCGGGGCCTTCGTCGCGGCGGGAACGGTCGACAAGGTCGTCGGCTATCTCGCCCCTGTGCTCCTCGGCGCCGGCCCCGCGGCCCTCGCCGACGCAGGAATCTCCACCATCGCCCAGGCGTTGCGCCTCCACGTGACCGAGACCGTACGCATCGGCCCCGATCTGCGCATCACCGCCGTCCCCGGCCCTGCCCGGAAGGGAAACTGA
- a CDS encoding riboflavin synthase, whose product MFTGIVEELGEVTAVEKLGDASRFRLRGPVVTEGAKHGDSIAVNGVCLTVVDLGDGEFTADVMAETLNRSSLGALETGSRVNLERPMAVGGRLGGHIVQGHVDGTGRIVDRKISENWEIVKISLPAELTRYVVEKGSITVDGVSLTVVDAGPDYFTISLIPTTLALTTLGIKEPGDPVNLEVDVIAKYVERLLGDRDREDTK is encoded by the coding sequence GTGTTCACCGGAATTGTCGAAGAACTGGGTGAGGTCACCGCCGTCGAGAAGCTCGGCGACGCCTCCCGATTCCGCCTGCGCGGTCCCGTAGTCACCGAAGGCGCCAAGCACGGCGACTCCATCGCCGTCAACGGCGTCTGCCTCACCGTCGTCGACCTCGGCGACGGCGAGTTCACCGCCGATGTGATGGCCGAGACCCTGAACCGGTCCAGCCTCGGCGCGCTGGAGACCGGCTCCCGGGTCAACCTGGAGCGCCCCATGGCGGTGGGCGGCAGGCTCGGCGGGCACATCGTCCAGGGGCACGTCGACGGCACGGGCCGCATCGTCGACCGCAAGATCTCCGAGAACTGGGAGATCGTGAAGATCTCCCTCCCGGCGGAGCTGACCCGGTACGTGGTGGAGAAGGGCTCGATCACCGTCGACGGCGTGAGCCTGACCGTCGTCGACGCCGGACCCGACTACTTCACCATCAGCCTCATCCCCACCACCCTCGCCCTGACCACGCTCGGCATCAAGGAGCCCGGCGACCCGGTCAACCTCGAGGTGGACGTCATCGCGAAGTACGTCGAGCGGCTGCTCGGCGACCGGGACCGGGAGGACACGAAGTGA
- a CDS encoding nicotinamide mononucleotide transporter family protein, with translation MSAVGWLNSEAFALFGQHIKWSDMIGNTVGLAALALGWRRSIWTWPAQLVSGVILLAAFASAHLSGSAGKQLVVIVVAAWGWWSWNRGKQQAQDGSIAVRFASWRERAFLVGGAALGTLAVGGLFTAFPTLSWDPWPDAYIFVGTVVAMYAQARGMVEFWFAWLLVDLVGVPLNFANGFAFSGFVYVIYGALVLWGMRDWWLRTRTPALEGATA, from the coding sequence GTGAGCGCCGTCGGCTGGCTCAACTCGGAGGCCTTCGCCCTGTTCGGCCAGCACATCAAGTGGTCCGACATGATCGGCAACACGGTCGGCCTGGCCGCCCTCGCGCTCGGCTGGCGGCGCTCCATATGGACCTGGCCCGCCCAGCTGGTCTCCGGCGTGATCCTGCTGGCCGCCTTCGCCTCCGCCCACCTCTCGGGCAGCGCGGGCAAGCAGCTGGTGGTGATCGTCGTGGCCGCGTGGGGCTGGTGGTCGTGGAACCGCGGCAAGCAGCAGGCCCAGGACGGCTCCATCGCCGTACGGTTCGCCAGCTGGCGCGAGCGCGCATTCCTGGTCGGCGGCGCAGCCCTCGGCACTCTCGCCGTCGGCGGGCTGTTCACCGCGTTCCCGACGCTGTCGTGGGACCCGTGGCCCGACGCGTACATCTTCGTCGGCACGGTCGTCGCGATGTACGCACAGGCGCGCGGCATGGTCGAGTTCTGGTTCGCCTGGCTGCTGGTCGACCTGGTCGGTGTGCCGCTGAACTTCGCCAACGGCTTCGCCTTCTCCGGCTTCGTCTACGTCATTTACGGCGCCCTCGTCCTGTGGGGCATGCGCGACTGGTGGCTGCGTACGCGGACACCCGCTCTGGAAGGAGCCACGGCATGA
- a CDS encoding bifunctional 3,4-dihydroxy-2-butanone-4-phosphate synthase/GTP cyclohydrolase II — protein sequence MTAQPTWLHPEHDSVVEDLSLDPVEQAIRDIAAGRPVVVVDDEDRENEGDLVIAAEMATPEIVAFMMSECRGLICAPMENDELERLELPQMVNHNTESMRTAFTVSVDASAAHGVTTGISAADRATTLRMLAGGQAGPADFVRPGHIFPLRARSGGVLVRNGHTEAAVDLARLAGLRPAGAIVEIAGEDGVMLRLPELVPFARKHGLTIISIEDLIAYRRSSEPTVRREAEVRLPTSFGEFTAYGYRSTVDGVEHVALVHGDLGDGDDILVRVHSECLTGDIFQSQRCDCGPQLHAAMARITDEGRGVVVYLRGHEGRGIGLLSKLRAYELQEHGVDTLDANLELGLPADARDYGAGAQILKDLGVHGVRLMTNNPDKTAALVRHGLAITGREPMPVQAGEHNLRYLRTKRDRMGHDLPWLDAASVSTCGNQ from the coding sequence ATGACTGCCCAGCCCACCTGGTTGCACCCGGAACATGACAGCGTCGTCGAGGACCTCTCCCTCGACCCCGTCGAGCAGGCGATCCGCGACATCGCGGCCGGACGCCCCGTCGTCGTCGTCGACGACGAGGACCGGGAGAACGAGGGCGACCTCGTCATCGCGGCCGAGATGGCCACGCCCGAGATCGTCGCCTTCATGATGAGCGAATGCCGCGGCCTGATCTGCGCGCCGATGGAGAACGACGAACTGGAGCGGCTCGAACTGCCGCAGATGGTCAACCACAACACCGAGTCGATGCGCACGGCGTTCACCGTCTCGGTCGACGCCTCCGCGGCACACGGCGTGACCACCGGCATCTCCGCGGCCGACCGGGCCACCACGCTCCGGATGCTGGCGGGCGGCCAGGCCGGCCCCGCCGACTTCGTGCGCCCCGGCCACATCTTCCCGCTCCGCGCCCGGTCCGGCGGTGTACTCGTCCGCAACGGCCACACCGAGGCGGCCGTCGACCTGGCCCGGCTCGCCGGGCTGCGGCCCGCCGGTGCGATCGTGGAGATCGCCGGCGAGGACGGGGTGATGCTGCGTCTGCCCGAGCTGGTGCCGTTCGCCCGCAAGCACGGCCTCACGATCATCTCGATCGAGGACCTGATCGCCTACCGCCGTTCCTCCGAGCCGACCGTCCGCCGCGAGGCGGAGGTCCGGCTGCCGACATCGTTCGGCGAGTTCACCGCGTACGGCTACCGCTCCACGGTCGACGGTGTCGAGCATGTCGCGCTCGTCCACGGCGACCTCGGTGACGGCGACGACATTCTCGTCCGGGTCCACTCCGAGTGCCTGACCGGCGACATCTTCCAGTCCCAGCGCTGCGACTGCGGCCCCCAGCTGCACGCGGCCATGGCGCGCATCACCGACGAGGGCCGCGGCGTCGTCGTCTATCTGCGCGGCCACGAGGGCCGCGGCATCGGCCTGCTCTCCAAGCTGCGCGCGTACGAACTCCAGGAGCACGGTGTCGACACCCTCGACGCCAACCTGGAGCTCGGTCTGCCCGCCGACGCCCGGGACTACGGGGCAGGCGCCCAGATCCTCAAGGATCTCGGCGTCCACGGCGTCCGGCTGATGACCAACAACCCCGACAAGACCGCCGCACTCGTGCGGCACGGCCTCGCGATCACCGGCCGCGAGCCGATGCCCGTCCAGGCCGGCGAGCACAACCTGCGGTACCTGCGCACCAAGCGGGACCGCATGGGACACGACCTGCCCTGGCTCGACGCCGCCTCGGTGTCGACCTGCGGCAACCAGTAA